Genomic window (Arthrobacter sp. StoSoilA2):
GGTTTTCCCATGCCTCGCCCAGGGTGGCTGCGCCGGCCATCGCGGCCCGCACAACGGCCGGCTTGGCCTTGCCGGTGCGTGCCGAGCGCACCCGGTCCGAATCGCTGAAGGCGATGGGGTCCGCCAGCCGGGGCGGGGTCGCGAACTCGTCCGGGTCAAAGAGCTTGACCATGGCCAACGACTCGAATCCGGCGTTATACAGGACGGGGCCGCGTACCAGGCCGGGACGGTCACGTTCGTAGGGCATGGACCGGATGGCTTGCTCTGCCTCAGCCAGAACCTTGCGCAGGCTGACGGACTGACGGACGTCGTCGCTCTGGATGTAGGTGTTCAGGCTTTCGGAGAGCTTGCCGTAGATTCTCTGGATCTGGCTGTGCTGGGTTCGCAGTTCAGCCACGAGGTTCTTCAGCGTTTCGCGGTCTTCGTGCGAAAGATCGTCCGCGAACTGCCGGCTGAGGACCTCGCCGATCGCGGATCGGAAACGCAATTGCTGCTGCGGGTCTTCCAGGAAGGCTGTGAAGGAGCGGAACGTCCTGCCCTCGGGACTTTGGCGCAGGCGTTTGTCGGCCTCCAGGACCTGGGCCATGGTTGCGCCCTTGCTCAGCGACTCCTCGATGATCTGGTTGCGGAGCTCGCCCACCAACTCCTCGATGCGGTCGCGCATTTTCTTGTAGTCAGCGGGAAGGCTGGCGGCGAGGTCAAGGATATTGCCTGCGGCCTCAACAGCTTCTTCGTCGTCCAGGAGGCCGTCGAATTCGCCGGAGCTAATGTCCTGGACGAGTTGCTGGCGCTCCTGGATTTCTTCCTCCAGTGCCTCCAAACGTGCGCTTTGGTCCGGGTTGGTCTCGTTGGCGAGCTTCTCCACATCGCCAAGCAGCGTGCCCAGGCGGGAACCGTTGAGCGTGGAGCGCTCGCTGGAAAGGCTGTCCAGGAATGCGAGCACACGAGCCGCTGCTTCGGTGACCTCGTAGACGATCTGGCCGGACTGGTTGCGGCGTGTCAGAAATTGCTTGCGCGTCCATTCGTCGCCGAAGGCTTTGCCGTTCTGCTGGCCGCCCAGCCCTGGTTCCTGGCGGCGGAGCTGCTCAAGGAAGGCGTCGACGTCGGCATGGAACTCTTCCAGCGGAAGCTGCGGCCGGGTGCGGGTGAAGGAAGCCTGCAGCACCGCGATCACCCAAGGTGCCGAACGTGTCAGGGCCCAGGCGGGACCTTTGGTCAGTTGCTCAAGGTCGCGAAGCCGGGCACTGATGGCGTCGGCGGAGGACATCGCTGAACGGGACAACTACTCTCCTTCAGCTGCTGCGAAACCTGGCTGGCAGCGGAAACTGCCCCGTACAAGGTTAACGCAGAGCGTCCCTACCCATCTAAGTAGCAGCAGAGCACGTTTACGGGCCCCTAAACGCGCTCTACTGCGACCTAGACTCCCAGTTGGGCGGGGCAGGTGCCGAAGCCGCACGCCGCCGTCGTACTCATTCCGTTACATACCGCCCGGTTCGGTTTCGATCCCATATCGACACGGCCGCGGCGCGATTCCGTGCTGGCCGAAAACCACGCCCACCCCTAATGTCGGATCATCGACGCAGCCACGCCGCGTCTACCCACGCACT
Coding sequences:
- a CDS encoding DUF3375 family protein; translated protein: MSRSAMSSADAISARLRDLEQLTKGPAWALTRSAPWVIAVLQASFTRTRPQLPLEEFHADVDAFLEQLRRQEPGLGGQQNGKAFGDEWTRKQFLTRRNQSGQIVYEVTEAAARVLAFLDSLSSERSTLNGSRLGTLLGDVEKLANETNPDQSARLEALEEEIQERQQLVQDISSGEFDGLLDDEEAVEAAGNILDLAASLPADYKKMRDRIEELVGELRNQIIEESLSKGATMAQVLEADKRLRQSPEGRTFRSFTAFLEDPQQQLRFRSAIGEVLSRQFADDLSHEDRETLKNLVAELRTQHSQIQRIYGKLSESLNTYIQSDDVRQSVSLRKVLAEAEQAIRSMPYERDRPGLVRGPVLYNAGFESLAMVKLFDPDEFATPPRLADPIAFSDSDRVRSARTGKAKPAVVRAAMAGAATLGEAWENLPAEERHINTVRSLLSRALHSGAGFDRAAWEHIDFEQIDGSIRTAYLPVVTLNEDSDD